The Polynucleobacter sp. VK25 genome segment CTGCACGTATGGTCTCAATGAAGGCCGCTTCAGATAATGCGAAGAATGTAATTGGCGAATTGCAATTGGAATACAACAAAACACGACAGGCTGCTATTACTAAAGAGTTGTCAGAAATTGTTGGCGGAGCGGCTGCGGTTTAAGCGGTCAGCGTTTAAGAATACGAAAGAATTCAGGAATTAAAAGCGGAGAAATGCGATGAGTAACGGAAATATCGTGCAGTGTATTGGTCCAGTGGTGGACATTCAGTTCCCACGCGACAAAATGCCAAACATTTATGATGCGTTGACATTAGTTGATAGCGGCGAAAAATCATTTGCCGAAAAATCATTTGCCGAAAAAGGTTTGACCTTTGAAGTGCAGCAACAAATTGGTGACGGCGTAGTTCGCGCGATTGCTATGGGTGCAAGTGATGGTTTGCGCCGTGGCATGGAAGTGAAATCTACTGGCGGCCCAATTTCTGTGCCTGTTGGCCCAGCAACTTTAGGTCGCATCATGGACGTTCTAGGTCGCCCAATCGATGACGCAGGTCCGATTGCAACTGAAGAGCGTCGCGCTATTCACCAGCCAGCACCTAAGTTTGATGAGCTCTCACCTTCTGTGGACTTGTTAGAAACCGGCATTAAGGTTATTGACTTAGTTTGCCCGTTTGCTAAGGGCGGTAAGGTTGGCTTGTTCGGTGGTGCCGGTGTTGGTAAGACCGTGAACATGATGGAATTGATTAACAACATCGCTAAGCAGCACTCCGGTTTGTCAGTGTTTGCCGGCGTTGGTGAGCGTACTCGTGAAGGTAATGACTTCTACCACGAGATGAAAGAATCTAACGTTATCGACAAAGTGGCGATGGTGTTTGGTCAGATGAATGAGCCTCCTGGCAACCGTTTGCGCGTTGCGTTGACTGGTTTGACAATGGCTGAAGCATTCCGTGACGAAGGCCGTGACATTTTGTTCTTCGTTGACAATATCTACCGTTACACACTGGCCGGTACTGAAGTTTCTGCGTTGCTCGGTCGTATGCCTTCTGCTGTGGGTTATCAGCCTACATTGGCTGAAGAGATGGGTAAATTGCAAGAGCGTATTACCTCTACAAAGACTGGTTCTGTTACCTCCATTCAGGCCGTTTACGTTCCTGCGGATGACTTGACCGATCCGTCACCAGCTACAACCTTCTTGCACCTTGACTCCACAGTTGTGTTGTCACGTGATATTGCTGCATTAGGTATTTACCCAGCGGTTGATCCATTGGACTCCACTAGCCGTCAGCTCGACCCACAAGTAGTTGGTCAAGAGCACTACGAAGTAGCTCGTGAAGTACAGATGACATTGCAGCGTTATAAAGAGTTGCGCGACATTATTGCAATTTTGGGTATGGACGAATTATCACCAGAAGATAAGCTGTCTGTATCACGTGCTCGTAAGATTCAGCGTTTCTTGTCCCAGCCTTTCCACGTTGCTGAAGTGTTTACTGGTTCACCAGGTAAATACGTTCCATTGAAAGAAACTATCCGTGGTTTCAAAATGATCTGCAGCGGCGAATTGGATCACTTGCCTGAGCAAGCGTTCTACATGGTGGGTTCAATTGATGAAGCCATCGAGAAGGCCAAGAAGCTTTAATCTAGGGAAATTATGTCAACCATACGCGTCGATGTAGTAAGTGCTGAGCAGTCTATTTTCAGCGGGGAAGCCAAGTTTGTTGCGCTTCCTGGCGAAAGTGGTGAGCTCGGCATTTTGCGCGGCCACACTCCTCTGATTACACGTATTCGTCCAGGCTCAGTCCGCATTGAAAAGGCTGATGGCGATGAAGAGTTTGTTTTCGTAGCAGGTGGCTATTTAGAAGTTCAGCCAGATCGCGTTACCGTTTTAGCCGATACCGCCATTCGTGGACATGATCTTGATGAAGCCAAAGCTATTGAAGCCAAGAAGCGTGCCGAAGAGGCCATGCAAAACCGTGGCACAGACTTTGATTTGGCATTAGCCCAATCAGAGTTTGCAATGGCAGCCGCGCAATTGGCTGCAATTGCTCGTTTCCGTCGTAAAAAGTAATAGCCGGTCATCTCCTTGCTGTTAAATGATCGGTTTTTAAAGGCCTGCCTGGGCGAAGCGGTTGATCAAACACCGCTTTGGCTCATGCGACAAGCCGGCAGATATCTCCCTGAGTACAACGCTACTCGCGCTAGAGCTGGAAGTTTCTTAGGGCTCGCAAAAAATCCCGCATACGCCACAGAAGTAACACTCCAGCCCTTGGATCGTTATCCTTTGGACGCGGCGATTTTGTTTTCTGATATTTTGACCATTCCAGATGCAATGGGTTTGGGTCTTAAATTTACCGCAGGCGAAGGCCCAAGCTTTGAGCACCCTCTTCGCACTGAAGAAGCGGTTAAGAAATTGCGTGTAGCTGATATGGATCAGCTCAAGTATGTTTTTGATGCGGTTTCAGAAATTCGTAAAGCATTGATTCAGGATGGCAAGCAACGCGTTCCATTGATTGGTTTCTCAGGCAGTCCATGGACGCTGGCTTGCTACATGATTGATGGCTCAAGTGCAGATGATTTTCGTCATGCTAAAACCATGATGTTTAGTCGTCCTGATTTGATGCAGCATATCTTAGAAATCAATGCGCAATCCGTTGCCGCTTATTTGATCGAGCAAGTAAAAGCGGGGGCGCAAGCTCTGATGATTTTTGATACCTGGGGCGGAATGCTTCCAGATGGTTGGTATCAAAAGATGTCTTTGGCATCAATGCAAAAAGTAATTGCTTTGTTGCCACGCGAGCATGAGGGGCGAAAAATTCCAGTCATCATGTTTACTAAAGGTGGTGCAATTTGGCTAAATGACATGGCACAAGTTGGCGCCGATGTGATTGCTATTGATTGGACAATGTCACTCAGTCGCGCAAGAAAACAATTGCTCGCTTTGAACAAGCCCTTGGCACTTCAAGGCAATTTAGACCCTCTTATTCTGTTCTCAGAGCCAAAACAAATTGCAGAGCAAGCGAACCTTCTCCTGGAGGATTTGGCGAGCGCTCCAGCACTTAAATCCGGGTTACATCCGCTGGATGGCCACGTATTTAATTTGGGTCATGGTATTTCTCAGTTCACACCCCCTGAGAGCGTTACCGCACTTTCAGAAGCTGTCATTAATTGCTCTAGGGCACTCAGGGTAAAGTCATAAAACTGAGTGATCGCTAACTTACTGCTGGAATTTTTTAGCAAAAGTTATGCACAGATAGCGGGAATATTCGAAATTCAGTGAGATTGCGAATAAAGATGAAAATTCACTTTCGAATACCAATATAAGTCCATGATTTATAACTAATTTTAATAAAAAGCTTTAAAAGGGTGCAAAAACCAAAAGCTGATAAATTAGCTTATAAATTAGATTCTTCGGATGATATCCACAGACTTATCCACAAGCAAAATAGAGATTTGAAGTAAATAATGCCCCCTCCAATCGTAGTTCAAGTTGTTGTTGATAAGCCCCTTGCTCAGGGCTTTGACTACTTGTGGAGCGAAGATTTATTGGGAGGTCTTCCAGAGGTGGGCTCAATAGTTGAGGTGCCTTTTGGGCGTGGCGCGCTCGTGGGAGTAGTAATAAAAGTAAGTGCTCACTCTGATTATGAAATTTATAAATTAAAGGGTGTAACTAGGGTAGCTCCACTGCCCCCTTTAGACCCTGCCGCCTTACGCCTAATGAATTTTGCAAGCCAGTATTACATTCATGCGCTTGGCGAGACCATCATTCCCACCATTCCCCAGATGTGGAAAAAATCCGATCACTGGGAAAAGATTCCCAAGAAATTGGCAGTGGATGAAGAAAAGAAAAAGAAAAAAATTCTGCCAGAAGTGAGCGAGGGGTTTATTGAAGAAAGCCTCTTAAATAATGGGCAAAAATTAGCGCTCGAACAATTGCGAAATTTTCCAGCAGATGAATTCAAAGCTATTCTTTTGCAAGGTCAAACTGGCAGTGGAAAAACCGCCGTATTTCTAAATTGGTTAAGCGGCATCTTGGAGGATACAAGTGCACAAGTGCTGCTCTTGGTTCCAGAAATCAATTTAACGCCACAATTAGAGCGCAGGGTGCGCGCCTATTTTCCAGATAAAAAAATGGTTGTACTTCACAGTGGTGTGAGTGAAAAAGTACGAGGCATTGCTTGGTATGAGGCAATGACTGGTAAAGCCCAAATTATTTTAGGAACGCGTTTAGCTGCTTTAACACCGCTACCTAATTTGCGCGCTATCGTTGTAGATGAAGAGCATGATCCATCCTATAAGCAACAAGACGGTATTCGTTACTCAGCGCGTGACCTTGCTGTTTGGCGCGCCCATGATTTAAAGATACCCATCCTCTTGGCATCTGCTACGCCATCATTGGAAACCTGGATGGCAGCTAAGGCGGGACGATATGAATATGTTCGTTTGGATCAGCGCGCGCAAGGCGCAAGCTTGCCGCTAGTACGTTTGATCAATACTCGAGATCCACAAACTCAATTTAGCCCTGGTGATGTTGAAAAGCCCAAAGCAAAAAGCCTGATTACCAAGACGCTAGCTAATGCAGTGAGTCAAAATTTAGAAAGTAAACAACAAAGCCTAGTACTGATCAATCGTCGCGGTTATGCGCCAGTCCTCAGTTGCAGCGCCTGTTCATGGCTTTCTAAATGCGCGCAATGTACTTCTTATATGGTCCTACACAAGGCTGGAGCTTTGGGTAGGAAGTCAGTCTTGAGCTGCCACCACTGTGGTTTAGTTAAGGCGATCCCAAGCGGTTGCCCTGATTGCGGTAATGCTGATCTAACCACTCTTGGTCAGGGCACTCAAAAGATCGAAGACTCTATGGAGGAGATGTGGCCAGGCGCTAGAGTGCTTCGGGTTGATACAGACTCCAGCAGAAAGAGTAAGGGCGCAGAAGAACTCTTTCAGGAAATCCATGAAGGCAATGTTGATATCGTTGTTGGCACCCAGATGATTGCTAAGGGCCATGATTATCAGAATATTGGCCTAGTTGCAGTACTAGACGCTGACAGCAGGCTTTTCTCCCACGACTTTAGGGCAGCTGAAAGATTATTTGCGCAGCTGGTTCAAGTTGCAGGACGCGCTGGTCGCTCCAATAAGGACGGAGAAATGGGGGGTGTAATTTACATTGAAACCCAGTTTCCCGAGGCGGCCGTCTTTCAGTTTTTGCTCCGCCACGATGTAGATGGTTTTTTAAGCTTTACAGCCAATGAAAGAAAAGAGGCAGGTTTGCCGCCCTTTGCCTATCAGGCCCTCATCCATGCGGAGGCAAAAAATTTGGACAAGGCAATTCAATTTTTGAGCGGCCTGAAGGGGCATTTAAAAGCCCAAGGCTATATAACTAAAGGCTTAAGGATCTATGACCCAGTACCAAAAGCTGTAATGCGAGTAGCGGGATCGGAGCGAGCCCAGCTTTTAGTGGAGTCTGACGACCGCAAAAATCTACAAGACATCTTGGAAGTAATCGATCGATATTTGCGAGAAAACTCTCAAGGGCGCATCAGCAAAGAAGGCCGGATTCGATGGCTAATTGAGCGGGACCCTACTTCCATCTAGTCGATTGATTTATTAGGCACCAGGGCCCGAGTTATATTTTTCTAGGCTTAAGAGTTGGTCTAACTCGGAAGCAAGGGCCTCATCTGAAGCGGGTTTAATTTTGAATAGCCAAACTTCATATGGCTTCTGATTCACAAGCTCGGGCGATGCGTCCACCTCTTCATTGAGCGCAACAATTTCCCCGCTCACTGGTGCATGAATATCGCTAGCCGCCTTAACAGATTCAATCGCAGCAATAGCTTCGCCCTGCTTCACTTGTTGCCCAACTTTGGGCGCCTGAAAAAACATGACATCACCCAGCGCCTCTTGCGCATGATTGCTAATGCCAACCCACACTAAGCCATCATCTTCCTGAGTGGCCCATTCATGTGTTTCTGCAAATTTAAATGTATCTTGGCTTTTCATTGTTTTATCCTTTAGGTGCATTTTATGCCGACTCCCATAAACTAGCCTACCCAATGTGCAACTTAACTGTCTTGTATGTATGCCAATTAAATTAGGAATTGTTCCTGTAACACCCTTTGAGCAAAACTGCTCTATCTTGGTTTGTCAGGAGACCGGCGATGCCGCGGTGGTTGATCCCGGTGGCGACATAGAAAAGATCCTTGAGGGCGTTAAGCAGATGGGCGGCAAGGTCAAAAAGATACTACTCACGCATGGACATTTAGATCACTGCGCTGCCGCGAAAGACTTGGCCGATCAGCTTGGCGTGCCTATTGAGGGGCCACAAGAGGATGAACGTTTTTGGATTGATCAGTTACCAGAACAAACGGTGCGTTTTGGTTTTGGACATGCAAAAGTTTTTGAACCTGATCGCTGGCTAAATCATGGTGATCATGTAAGTGTTGGTAATGTTGATCTCGAGGTACTTCATTGTCCAGGCCATACGCCGGGCCATGTTGTATTTTTTGATAAAGAAGATCGTCTTGCAATAGTTGGTGATGTTTTGTTCGCTGGCTCAATTGGTAGAACGGATTTTCCTCGCGGCAATCATGCAGATTTAATCAATGCAATTAAAACGAAACTGTGGCCCCTAGGCGACGACGTACAGTTTGTGCCGGGACATGGCCCAATGTCTACGTTCGGAAAAGAACGCAGAACCAATCCCTATGTTGGGGATGGCACTTAAATTTTTTACTTCAGATGAATTTAGGTTTTTGCTGAACCGGTACGATGCGTACGGTTGTATAAACAGCTAGCGCAGATCCAGCGCTGCTTGCGATTACTTGTCGGAATCCATGTGCCACCCTCGAGTCGTTTTTCACGGCTGCAAGAAGAGCAAAATTTCAGGCTCTGGGAAGATTCTTGGGTAGCTGCTGGAGTCGAGGTAGTCATGGGCAATCCGGGTAAGGCAAATCTTATACAGAGATCTATTTTACCCGTTTTGTCCCGCTGGGGCTGGACTGAGCACAACTCGTACTGAATCAGCCGTTTTGTTGCCATCGAAATCTAGCCAGGCCTTGTTTTCAAAGTCGTAAAGCTTGCACTTACGAGCAGTATCGAAATACCAGCCCCAAGAGAACTTTTGAATGAAAATGCGCTCAGGAAGGATGGTTTCTAGGGTTTGCTGGGCTTCTGGCAAGCGATAAAGCGGTACGCTCATGTCCACGTGGTGCGCGGTGTGCTCCATGATGTGGTGCATCAACTTGCCCCAAATCCAATTAAATGTCAGGTGGACGGTTGTGGATACAAATGGCTGGGCGCGCAACCACTCTGATTTCTTGTCATACCAAGAAACCTTTGGATGTGTGTGATGTACGTAGACGACAAATCCAATCATGCCGTTCCAGAATAAAAATGGAACTGCAAAACCAGTGATTAAGCCAAGCCAAATCGATTGGCCAGTAGCAATGGCTCCGGCAATTAGGCAGCCAATCCAAACGATTGCAAAGGCAGTAACCAGTAAATTGTCTTTTAAGAAGATGGGACGATCGCCAGGTTTGTTCTTGGCGTTCGGGAAATACTCACGTCTCCACCAAATTTCAATGAGGTAATAAAAAACAGGGCCCCAGCCGCTACGGTAAAGGCGCTCTAGAGCCTTACGCCATGCGGGAAGCGCGTCGTATTCTGATTTTGATAACGGCGCCCAAACGAAGTCAAAACCCTTAAGGTTTGTTTGACCATGGTGCACAACGTTATGGCCAACATCCCAGAGGCTATATGGCGTAAGCGATGGCAAGAAGGCAATGCGACCTAACACTTTATTCAATTCACGATTGGGGGTGTAGCTTTGATGGCAAGCATCATGACCCAAAATAAAGATGCGGCCTGTTACAAAGCCGGCAATTAGACCAAAAACAATTTTCAGTAAGACGCTTTCTACGAAGATTGTTCCTGCGATGCAGCCCAGCCACAGGAAAGCATCGATTGCCAGGAGCATGATTGCGCGCCCAGTTTCGCCCTGTGCCATGGGAATTAGCCAGCTTCGAATGATTTTTCGATGCGGTAATGGGGCCTCTGGTGGCAAAGGATTAGTTAGGGAAGGCTCTGAAAGGGCTGAATTTAGATGTGTAGACACGATAAGAATCAATAAGTTAGGTGCAAATGATAGCGGTTTTCGTGATTTGTCGCATGATGTATGTCAAAAACCCCTCTAGTTTTGGCGCGCCCGGCAGGAATCGAACCTGCGACCCTTGGCTTCGGAGGCCAATACTCTATCCACTGAGCTACGGGCGCTAGTGAAAAACTAGCTACCCCTCCATTGTAAGTGCCTACAAGCCTAGTCTCTAGTTATAATCTTGGCAAAACAACCCTAAAACCCGTCAAACGATAAATTCTTATGAGCAACGAGCACGGAAGTCTAATTAAGTCCCCAAAACAACTCATCATTATGGTGTTTGCAAGCTTTTTTGTGCCACTCATCATTATTTTGTTGCTGATGGTATTTGTGAACAATGGCAAGCGAGTAGATTCAGCCGCTTCTTCCGATCAAATCATTAAGCCAGTGGGGCAGCTAAATTTTAAAGATGCTACTGAGCCAGCAGTTCCGGCTCCAGCTGCTACAGCCAAATAAGTCTTCGGCCCACATTAAAAAAGCTGGCTATATGCCGGCTTTTTTATTTCCGTTTTATGTCCCCTTATTCACTCTTCGCATCTAATGCAACTTGGTAGGCCTCTTTTTTAGTGAGACCTAATGTTTGTGAGAGCACGGCAGCGATTTCTTTGCTGCCCAAATAAGGGCTCAACGCATTTGCCCATAACAATAGAGATGAATGCTCCGGAGTCTCATTGCTGCTGGATAGGCGCCCTGCTACCACAATGACAAACTCGCCTTTAAGGCTCTCTGCCACATCAAGCCAGTTGGCTACATCTTGCGCTTTAAGTGATACAACTTGCTCAAATTTTTTAGTTAACTCACGGCAAATCAGAATCTGACGATCGAGCTCTAAATTTTTTGCAAGCAGGGTAAGCGTTTCTTTAATGTGGTGTGGAGATTCAAAAAAGAGACTCGTTTTTGTGCTTCTGGAAATATCTTGCATCAGGGCATCGCGCTCTTTTGCTTTATTGGGCCAGAAACCTAAAAATTGAAAGCGTCCATCTGAGTGGTGCATCACCGAGCCTGCGACTGAGATTGCGCCTGATACGGCGCTTGCTCCGGGAATGGGAATGACTCTTAGCCCTGCCTTTTGAACCTCATTGACCAATCTTGCGCCAGGGTCTGAGACTCCTGGGGTGCCTGCATCTGAAATATAGGCCCAGCGCTCGTTATTAGACAGATGCCCAATGACAGTCTGCGCCCCGGCAATCTCATTGTGCTCATGAAGGGCTAAACATTTTTTGTGTATGCCGAATTGCTGAAGTAATGCAGCGCTATGTCTAGTGTCTTCACAAGCAATGCCATCAACTGCATTTAAAACATGCAGGGCGCGCAAAGTAATGTCACCTAAATTACCTATGGGTGTCGCAACCATATATAGAGCCCCAGCAGGTAAATCCTGCTGCTTTAAAAAATCGAACGAGCTAAGTTCCATAGGGGTTGCCTGAGAAAGGTTAAGTAATTAGTAAGAGAATACGTTGCTTTTGAGATATGCTGATTGCTACTGAAATTAAGAGATCTTTGGCGCATAATATTGTTATGGATAAAGAGATTAACGAACGTTTACGTCAACGCGCTTCCCAGCATTTTTTGGACAGTATTGCAGTTAAGCAAGAAGCTGAGAAAGTGCTGCCAGAGTCTGTTGCCAAGGGCGTCTTGGCCATGGTGGATTGTTTGCGTTCTGGCGGCAAGGTAATGGCCTGTGGCAATGGCGGATCTGCGGCGGATGCTCAGCATTTCGCAGCAGAGCTTGTTGGTCGATTTGAGAGAGAGCGCCAGGAGTTGGCTGCAATTGCTTTGACAACAGACTCTTCAATTCTGACGGCCATTGGAAACGACTATAGCTACGATGAAATTTTTAGCAAGCAGGTTCGCGGACTAGGAAAAAAAGGCGACATTCTATTGGGAATTTCTACTTCAGGAAATTCGAAGAATGTGATTAAGGCAATAGAGGCCGCGAAAAAACTGGGAATGAAAATTATTGCATTTACTGGCAACGGTGGTGGAAAGATTGCTCAGTTATTGGATAAAGATGATATTCACCTGTGTGCGCCATCTACACGAACGGCGCGTATTCAAGAAACGCATTTGGTTTTGCTTCATGCTTTATGTGATGGCGTAGACCATGTACTGCTCGACTAAAAATAGTGTTACTTCAATAAAGAAATCATTTAAATGAAAACTGCATTCTTCAGAACATTATTGCTCGCTACTTTTATTGCTTCACAACTTTCAGCATGCGCAGTGGTTGCTATTGGTGGGGTGACGGCTGGTGCAACCATCATGGCAGATCGTCGCTCGCCAGCAGTGCAGGCTATTGATAAAGGGATTGAGCTAGAGGCAGAAAATGCACTAGCAAAACGATTCGGTGATAACGCACACATAAATGTAACCTCCTTCAATCAAAAAGTATTGCTGACCGGAGAGGTTAAGGACGCAGATATCAAGGGCGAGGCAGCTGCATACGTAAAAGCGATGAAGAATGCCCGCTCCGTCTTTAATGAGTTGGTTATTGGGCCCAACAGTAGCTACACATCTCGTGCAAATGATTCCTATCTTGAGTCCAAGATCAAAACACAAATGATCTTTACTGATCAGCTGCCCTCAAATTCTATGGCCATAGTTGCCGAAGGAAGCAGCGTATATCTGATGGGCATCTTGACGCAAAACGAAGCAGATCTTGCAAAGAAAGTTACAAGCAATACCAATGGCGTAAAAGATGTTTACGTTTACTTTGACATTATTTCTGAAGATGAAAAGATGCGTTTGGAAAAACAAGGTAAAGCCGATCAAACACAACCAACTACACCGCCAAAATTTCAATAAACTTTTTGTAGGTTTGTGATGCAAGTAAAGCGAGCAACTGTAAAAATGATTTTCCTTTTTACGACGCTCGCTTTTTTTATGCCGACTGCACAAGCGACTATTGAAGATGAAAATGCATACGCAATCGCAAAGCAAAATGCCTGCTTAGGTTGTCATGCGATTAATAAAAAAATTGTTGGGCCAAGCTTTGAATCAGTCGCGCAAAAATATAAAAGCGATTCAAACGCACAAACATTTTTGAAAAATAAAATTGCTAAGGGTGGATCGGGCTCTTGGGGTGTTGTGCCCATGCCGGCGAACGCAAAACTAAGTGATGCAGATTTGTCTGTGTTAACTAGCTGGATATTGCGTGGCGCACCGGGCAAAAATTAATACTGGAAACGAATTAGTTGATTAGCGCGCGAGATCAGGCCTTCCCAAGAACCACCACCATGCCTGGTTGGAGCGCTTGAGATTTTCTTTTAAGGCGTAATCCATATCGGCCCACTGCACATTGGCAGCCTCTGCCACAATGGTCGCAGGACTCGCTGGCGGGAGCTTGAGGCAAGCATCAGCATCACCATAGGCGTATTCAACAGTCATTCCAGCCTTTTGCGCCAAGTGCATCATCGCCTTGTTATTGGCAAGGCAATGTACATATAGAGTCTCTATGCGGGTATTACGTGAATGCACTGCTGAGCGTTCTAGAAGAGCCGTGCCCAGGCCCTGCGAGCGCCCTTCTGGCAGTACAGAGACCCCAAATTCAGCTGCTCGCGCTTGACCTTTATGCTCGGGTAAATAGGCCAAATGCGCCATGCCAATAAGCTTCAGGTCCAAATCGAACACGCCAAAGATAACGTCTTTATTGAAATTAAGGCGTTCTACATAATGGCAAATAACCTCATCAGGGGTCTGTGTGCCAAAGCGTAAGCGCCTATCTTCATCATTTAGTTGCAATAAATGATTCAAAATTTCTTGTCTATATTCGGCATGAAGCTCGCGAACAGGTACAGCCTGCCCAGCCGTATAAAGGCTTGAGGGTAAGTGACTATTCGCTAATTTGGTGTTCATCAGTTCATCTTAGCAGTAATGGTGGGAAATTTCAGGGTTTTCCCTTAGTTTGTTGGAAATAGGCCAAATAAACAGCAAAAAACGGCACTATTTTTTGTCTGAATGAGTCAAAACCCTAAAAAAATGAAAATTTATTAAAAAAAGTTAAATTTTTTTTAAAATCTAGAGCCTTGTTTCTATTGGGTTTATTCCATAACTAAGAAAAAACTTACCATTTTTTAAGTAAAAGAGTACGAAAGGTGTTGACGACCCTAAAAAAGTGGGATATAGTCTCACCTCTCTGCTGAATGTTTTTTGAAACGAGAAACAAGTCAGCCCTCTTTAAAAATTAGTCAACCGATAATTGTGGGTACTAAGTGAAAGCATCCAGTCCTTCGGGACAGATGTAAATAAATAGTACTCATAGACAGTAAAAAGATTTGGTTTTATTACCAAGTCAATTTCTTGAATGAGTGCGACGATCCGCAAGGATCACAGGAATTGAACTGAAGAGTTTGATCCTGGCTCAGATTGAACGCTGGCGGCATGCCTTACACATGCAAGTCGAACGGCAGCACGGGTGCTTGCACCTGGTGGCGAGTGGCGAACGGGTGAGTAATACATCGGAACGTACCTTATCGTGGGGGATAACGCAGCGAAAGCTGTGCTAATACCGCATACGCCCTGAGGGGGAAAGCGGGGGATCGAAAGACCTCGCGCGATTAGAGCGGCCGATGCCTGATTAGCTTGTTGGTGGGGTAAAAGCCCACCAAGGCGACGATCAGTAGCTGGTCTGAGAGGACGATCAGCCACACTGGGACTGAGACACGGCCCAGACTCCTACGGGAGGCAGCAGTGGGGAATTTTGGACAATGGGGGAAACCCTGATCCAGCAATGCCGCGTGAGTGAAGAAGGCCTTCGGGTTGTAAAGCTCTTTTGTCAGGGAAGAAACACCGGCTCTAACACAGTCCGGGAATGACGGTACCTGAAGAATAAGCACCGGCTAACTACGTGCCAGCAGCCGCGGTAATACGTAGGGTGCGAGCGTTAATCGGAATTACTGGGCGTAAAGCGTGCGCAGGCGGTTATACAAGACAGGCGTGAAATCCCCGGGCTTAACCTGGGAATGGCGCCTGTGACTGTATAGCTAGAGTGTGTCAGAGGGGGGTAGAATTCCACGTGTAGCAGTGAAATGCGTAGATATGTGGAGGAATAC includes the following:
- the hemE gene encoding uroporphyrinogen decarboxylase, which produces MSLLLNDRFLKACLGEAVDQTPLWLMRQAGRYLPEYNATRARAGSFLGLAKNPAYATEVTLQPLDRYPLDAAILFSDILTIPDAMGLGLKFTAGEGPSFEHPLRTEEAVKKLRVADMDQLKYVFDAVSEIRKALIQDGKQRVPLIGFSGSPWTLACYMIDGSSADDFRHAKTMMFSRPDLMQHILEINAQSVAAYLIEQVKAGAQALMIFDTWGGMLPDGWYQKMSLASMQKVIALLPREHEGRKIPVIMFTKGGAIWLNDMAQVGADVIAIDWTMSLSRARKQLLALNKPLALQGNLDPLILFSEPKQIAEQANLLLEDLASAPALKSGLHPLDGHVFNLGHGISQFTPPESVTALSEAVINCSRALRVKS
- the priA gene encoding primosomal protein N', whose amino-acid sequence is MPPPIVVQVVVDKPLAQGFDYLWSEDLLGGLPEVGSIVEVPFGRGALVGVVIKVSAHSDYEIYKLKGVTRVAPLPPLDPAALRLMNFASQYYIHALGETIIPTIPQMWKKSDHWEKIPKKLAVDEEKKKKKILPEVSEGFIEESLLNNGQKLALEQLRNFPADEFKAILLQGQTGSGKTAVFLNWLSGILEDTSAQVLLLVPEINLTPQLERRVRAYFPDKKMVVLHSGVSEKVRGIAWYEAMTGKAQIILGTRLAALTPLPNLRAIVVDEEHDPSYKQQDGIRYSARDLAVWRAHDLKIPILLASATPSLETWMAAKAGRYEYVRLDQRAQGASLPLVRLINTRDPQTQFSPGDVEKPKAKSLITKTLANAVSQNLESKQQSLVLINRRGYAPVLSCSACSWLSKCAQCTSYMVLHKAGALGRKSVLSCHHCGLVKAIPSGCPDCGNADLTTLGQGTQKIEDSMEEMWPGARVLRVDTDSSRKSKGAEELFQEIHEGNVDIVVGTQMIAKGHDYQNIGLVAVLDADSRLFSHDFRAAERLFAQLVQVAGRAGRSNKDGEMGGVIYIETQFPEAAVFQFLLRHDVDGFLSFTANERKEAGLPPFAYQALIHAEAKNLDKAIQFLSGLKGHLKAQGYITKGLRIYDPVPKAVMRVAGSERAQLLVESDDRKNLQDILEVIDRYLRENSQGRISKEGRIRWLIERDPTSI
- the gcvH gene encoding glycine cleavage system protein GcvH, coding for MKSQDTFKFAETHEWATQEDDGLVWVGISNHAQEALGDVMFFQAPKVGQQVKQGEAIAAIESVKAASDIHAPVSGEIVALNEEVDASPELVNQKPYEVWLFKIKPASDEALASELDQLLSLEKYNSGPGA
- the atpD gene encoding F0F1 ATP synthase subunit beta, whose amino-acid sequence is MSNGNIVQCIGPVVDIQFPRDKMPNIYDALTLVDSGEKSFAEKSFAEKGLTFEVQQQIGDGVVRAIAMGASDGLRRGMEVKSTGGPISVPVGPATLGRIMDVLGRPIDDAGPIATEERRAIHQPAPKFDELSPSVDLLETGIKVIDLVCPFAKGGKVGLFGGAGVGKTVNMMELINNIAKQHSGLSVFAGVGERTREGNDFYHEMKESNVIDKVAMVFGQMNEPPGNRLRVALTGLTMAEAFRDEGRDILFFVDNIYRYTLAGTEVSALLGRMPSAVGYQPTLAEEMGKLQERITSTKTGSVTSIQAVYVPADDLTDPSPATTFLHLDSTVVLSRDIAALGIYPAVDPLDSTSRQLDPQVVGQEHYEVAREVQMTLQRYKELRDIIAILGMDELSPEDKLSVSRARKIQRFLSQPFHVAEVFTGSPGKYVPLKETIRGFKMICSGELDHLPEQAFYMVGSIDEAIEKAKKL
- a CDS encoding fatty acid desaturase, whose amino-acid sequence is MLIVSTHLNSALSEPSLTNPLPPEAPLPHRKIIRSWLIPMAQGETGRAIMLLAIDAFLWLGCIAGTIFVESVLLKIVFGLIAGFVTGRIFILGHDACHQSYTPNRELNKVLGRIAFLPSLTPYSLWDVGHNVVHHGQTNLKGFDFVWAPLSKSEYDALPAWRKALERLYRSGWGPVFYYLIEIWWRREYFPNAKNKPGDRPIFLKDNLLVTAFAIVWIGCLIAGAIATGQSIWLGLITGFAVPFLFWNGMIGFVVYVHHTHPKVSWYDKKSEWLRAQPFVSTTVHLTFNWIWGKLMHHIMEHTAHHVDMSVPLYRLPEAQQTLETILPERIFIQKFSWGWYFDTARKCKLYDFENKAWLDFDGNKTADSVRVVLSPAPAGQNG
- a CDS encoding F0F1 ATP synthase subunit epsilon, with the translated sequence MSTIRVDVVSAEQSIFSGEAKFVALPGESGELGILRGHTPLITRIRPGSVRIEKADGDEEFVFVAGGYLEVQPDRVTVLADTAIRGHDLDEAKAIEAKKRAEEAMQNRGTDFDLALAQSEFAMAAAQLAAIARFRRKK
- a CDS encoding MBL fold metallo-hydrolase; protein product: MPIKLGIVPVTPFEQNCSILVCQETGDAAVVDPGGDIEKILEGVKQMGGKVKKILLTHGHLDHCAAAKDLADQLGVPIEGPQEDERFWIDQLPEQTVRFGFGHAKVFEPDRWLNHGDHVSVGNVDLEVLHCPGHTPGHVVFFDKEDRLAIVGDVLFAGSIGRTDFPRGNHADLINAIKTKLWPLGDDVQFVPGHGPMSTFGKERRTNPYVGDGT